A genomic region of Prosthecobacter algae contains the following coding sequences:
- the metK gene encoding methionine adenosyltransferase, with translation MSRSYIFSSESVGEGHPDKVCDTISDAILDACLTVDPKSRVACETFAKSNIVVVGGEITIPKLQDKKKGTTKPIDEVINVGKVIRDAVRGIGYTNNDDVFHADQIFINNYLTIQSPDIAQGVDEKAAEGKKHAEQGAGDQGIMFGYACDETEELMPAPIMYAHRLGRELTKIRKAGKAAKWLRPDAKSQVSVEYVDGRPTRIVNVVISTQHAASVEHAEIEKFCIEQVIKKVLPKGMLTKDTEYLINPTGKFVVGGPQGDSGLTGRKIIVDTYGGMGRHGGGAFSGKDPSKVDRSAAYMGRWVAKNVVAAGLASKCEIQFAYAIGHPLPVSVHIDSFGTGTISDDAILDAVLKTFSFKPADIVKQLDLLRPIYSKSTNYGHFGKIGDPDLTWEIASKAEALKKAAK, from the coding sequence ATGTCCCGCTCTTACATCTTCTCTTCTGAGTCCGTCGGCGAAGGCCATCCAGACAAAGTCTGCGACACCATCTCCGATGCCATCCTCGACGCCTGCCTTACCGTGGATCCGAAGAGCCGCGTCGCCTGCGAAACCTTCGCCAAGAGCAACATCGTGGTCGTCGGTGGTGAAATCACCATCCCCAAGCTCCAGGACAAAAAGAAAGGCACCACCAAGCCGATCGACGAAGTGATCAACGTCGGCAAAGTCATCCGTGACGCTGTCCGCGGCATTGGTTACACCAACAACGACGACGTCTTCCACGCCGACCAGATCTTCATCAACAACTACCTCACCATCCAGAGCCCCGACATCGCGCAGGGCGTGGACGAAAAGGCCGCTGAAGGCAAGAAGCACGCTGAACAGGGCGCTGGTGACCAGGGCATCATGTTCGGTTATGCCTGCGACGAAACCGAAGAGCTGATGCCTGCCCCGATCATGTATGCCCACCGCCTGGGCCGTGAGCTGACCAAGATCCGCAAGGCCGGCAAGGCCGCCAAGTGGCTGCGCCCGGACGCGAAGAGCCAGGTCTCCGTAGAATACGTGGACGGCCGCCCAACCCGCATCGTCAACGTCGTCATCTCCACCCAGCACGCCGCCAGCGTGGAGCACGCTGAGATCGAGAAGTTCTGCATCGAGCAGGTCATCAAGAAGGTCCTTCCAAAGGGCATGCTGACCAAGGACACCGAATACCTCATCAACCCAACCGGCAAGTTCGTCGTCGGTGGTCCTCAGGGCGACAGCGGCCTCACCGGCCGTAAGATCATCGTGGACACCTACGGCGGCATGGGCCGTCACGGTGGTGGTGCCTTCTCCGGCAAAGACCCGTCCAAAGTGGACCGCAGCGCTGCCTACATGGGCCGCTGGGTCGCGAAAAACGTCGTCGCCGCCGGCCTCGCTTCCAAGTGCGAAATCCAGTTTGCCTACGCCATCGGCCACCCGCTGCCAGTCAGCGTGCATATCGACAGCTTCGGTACCGGCACCATCAGCGATGACGCCATCCTGGATGCCGTCCTGAAGACCTTCTCCTTCAAGCCTGCCGACATCGTCAAGCAGCTCGACCTCCTCCGCCCAATCTATTCCAAGTCCACCAACTACGGTCACTTCGGCAAGATCGGCGATCCTGACCTCACCTGGGAAATCGCCAGCAAGGCCGAAGCCCTCAAGAAGGCTGCGAAATAA
- a CDS encoding MJ1477/TM1410 family putative glycoside hydrolase: MKRILLPILWGFSVCGLAETVALKPESMAYVLQADSLAASREAVVERLASCGRDVIVLDAAYNTAAKGPWTVEELAKIRQGKAGRRVLAYVSIGEAEDYRPYWQKNWDADKDGKPDASAPAFLNTENPDWKGNYRVRFWQSEWQKIMLPAVDQVVQQGFDGIYLDIVDAFEFYEYDAVSKDWQDNRVNSETGRPYRQDMIAWVETIAKRARAKNPRFWVIPQNAAALLQDKKYRQMISGIGVEDLLVKGKRLSRETEMRHVIGFLEKLKAEGKPILLIDYPKSDSIHAAAFDQAAKLGFSLLLTDRELTTLGESR, from the coding sequence ATGAAAAGGATCCTTTTACCCATTTTGTGGGGCTTCAGTGTGTGTGGATTGGCAGAGACGGTCGCTCTCAAGCCAGAATCCATGGCCTATGTCTTGCAGGCGGACAGTCTAGCGGCCAGCCGTGAGGCCGTGGTGGAACGGCTCGCTTCCTGTGGACGCGACGTCATCGTCCTGGATGCAGCCTACAACACGGCTGCTAAGGGACCCTGGACGGTGGAGGAACTGGCCAAGATTCGCCAGGGCAAAGCAGGCCGACGTGTGCTGGCGTACGTCTCGATTGGCGAGGCGGAAGACTACCGTCCGTATTGGCAGAAAAACTGGGATGCGGACAAAGACGGCAAGCCCGATGCCTCTGCGCCTGCATTTCTCAATACGGAAAATCCAGACTGGAAGGGCAATTATCGAGTGCGGTTCTGGCAGTCCGAGTGGCAGAAGATCATGCTTCCGGCCGTGGATCAGGTCGTCCAGCAGGGCTTTGACGGCATCTACCTGGACATCGTGGATGCGTTTGAGTTTTACGAATACGATGCTGTCTCCAAAGATTGGCAGGACAACCGGGTGAACTCGGAAACAGGTCGCCCTTATCGGCAGGACATGATCGCGTGGGTGGAGACGATCGCCAAACGGGCTCGGGCGAAGAATCCCCGCTTTTGGGTCATTCCTCAAAATGCCGCCGCCTTGCTGCAGGACAAAAAATATCGGCAAATGATCAGCGGTATCGGGGTGGAGGACCTGTTGGTAAAAGGAAAAAGATTGAGCCGTGAAACGGAGATGCGGCATGTCATCGGCTTCCTCGAAAAACTGAAGGCGGAGGGCAAACCCATCCTGCTGATTGATTATCCAAAGTCGGATTCCATTCACGCCGCAGCCTTTGATCAGGCGGCCAAGCTGGGTTTCAGCCTTCTGTTGACGGACCGTGAACTGACCACATTGGGTGAATCGCGCTGA